The Halomonas elongata DSM 2581 DNA segment CAGAGTCGTCGACTGCCCGGATCGACATACAACGGGTAGAGGATCAGGGTGGCCGCGACCAGGGCGTCCAGTTCGAGAGACCGGCGACGTCTCGGGCAGGCATGACGATCCTCGGTCAGCCCCCAGCCCGCATAGAACGGCATGCCGTAGGTGACGACACGACGTCCCCGGAGCAATGCCTCGAATCCCGCCAAGGAGCACATGGTATGGACCTCGTCGACCATGTCCAGCAAATCGACGATATCGACGTCGCCGACCTCGAGGTCGTAGAGCCGTTCGTCGCCCGGGCTCAGGGCGCCGACCCGGGCACCAGTCGTCACGTCGGGATGCGGCTTGTAGAGGATGCGGGCCTCGGGATTGGCCTGGCGCACGGCGGCAAGCAGATCGCCGTTGGTGCGAATGTCGAAGGTGCCGTGGGCTATGGAGGCGTCGGTTTCCACCTGGCCGGGTACCAGTAGCAGGCGACCACCCTCGGGGCGCTGGAGGCGGCGTGCACCGGGGACGTTGTACTTGGAGAGTCGCAGCGCGACCAGCCGCTCGCGCAGTCGGGCGGCACGCTGCAATAGAGCGGGCGGGAAGCTGGCCTCGTTGAGGGTGCGTTCCAGTTCGCTTTCGCGGTTGGCGTCGTAATGGATGCCGAGTGAATCGACGACCAGGGAGAGCGGGCGGGCCAGGTCGACGCCCAGGCCGATGGAGCGCAGAAAGCCATCCTCCATGCGCCATAGGACATGGTCCCGCTCGCGACACCGCTGCTCGGCGGCGCTGTCCAGTTGCGATGCCCAGCACAGCAGGCGCTCGCCGCGTTCGGCGCCTTCCGGGGGCTTGTTATGGCGCAGGTGACGAATGGCGGTGCCATCGCCCAGAAAGTCGCCGACGAAACCGCGCTTCCATGACGACAGCCCGTAGGTGACCCAGCGCCCCGCCAGACGGCGCTGCTGGCGAGTCTGGTCGCCGATCAGCTCCAGGGTCTGCTCGAAGTCGCCGGCCTGGCCGGTGTAGGGGTTGGCGTAGCGGGCATAGCCGAAATAGGCCGCCGCAAAGACCTGTGCCAGCGAGCGGGGGACGCCGCGCCGCGGGCAGTGCCGGCGGTCGTCGGTAAGCCCCCAGCCGGCATAGAAGGGCACGCCGTGGCAGACGACGCGCTTGTCGGCCAGCAGGGCTTCGAAGCCCAACTGGCTGCTGACCACATGCACGCAATGCACCGCATCGAGCAGCGACCAGGGGCTCAGGGTCTCGCCGATCAGGCGGCAGCCGGGGAGCTGGCCGGCCGCCAGGAGATGCCCCTCTTTCTTGCCGGCGATGACGTCGGGATGGACCTTGACCAGGATCTCCGACTCGGGGTGCTCGGCTCGGGCGCTCTCCAGCATCCGCTGGAAGTCGTCGGCTTCGGCCAGGCCGCCGGGGATCGAGGCATCGCCGGCAGTCTGGTCGACGACCAGCACGCGCGGCCGGTCGTCGTCGAACAGCGGGCGATCCGGAGCATGGTTGTACTTGGAGAGCCGCAGTTCGCGCAGCTGTTGCATGCCGCTTCTGGCACGCGCGAGCTCCGCCTCGGACGTGTGCTCGGCGGCCAGGATCAGGTTTTCCAGTGCCGAGGGCCGGCTGGCGTCGTAATAGATGCCCAGCGGGTCGACGACGAGGCTATGGGGCGGGTGCCCCTCCACGCCAAGCCCCCATGAGCGCAAAAAGCCATCTTCGATGGCGATATAGGGCAGCCGATGGCGATCGGCATGCTCGCGGGCCTTGCGTGTGCTGGGCTTGAGGCCCCATCCGGCCACGGCGCCGGCATGACGCGCGCGTGGAGAACCGAGATGACAGAGCCGTTGGAACTCGGGCAGACAGGCGCGCAGCGTGGGCAGGGCGAGCATGCGCCGGGTCGCGACGGCGAGGGTTCCTGAGGCTGTCGTGGCCAAAAAGACAATCCTTTGTAGCTTGGGCGTTATTCGATGCTTGACCTTTTCGCGTTGTGCATCCGCTGCACCGTGATCGATCTCGCTGCCTGGAGTGGGCAATCTCCCTATCGCTTGTGGCTCCCGGCCGGCAATCTTCGTCGCGGTCCGGCTGACCGGGGCCGAGAATGCCATTTGCCATGAATATTGCATGCCAGCACGGCAGATCCTGCCTGCCCGGCAGCATGTGAACGTGTATGAACACGGCCAAAATGGCCAGTGTATCAGGCCGATAGCGATTTGGCTCGACGTCCTAGGTGAACAAGAGTGGATTTACCGGAGTTCTTGAAGGGGTGTCGGGGGAGTGGTATAAATCTGTTTTGATAATCGTTATCATTAGCAAAAGGGATCTTGTCTCATGAATGCTCGGGGGAAGTCCCCATCCACGCCTGAACGCCGCGAAGAGGATGCCAAGGCCATCGATAGCGAGACCCTGCTGGGGCGGGATGGCCGCTTGATCATCCATCACGAAGGGCGGCGTTATGTCCTGAGGCGGACGCGGTTGGGCAAGCTGATCCTGACGGCTTGAGTGAACGAGACCCGAAGCTCGCGCCCTTCATTCTCAACAATGCCAGCCAGGTGCGGTGCCACCGCTCCCAGCCAGCCATCCGAACCACGGAAACTGTCCGGGAGCCCTGGCATATGAAATCCAGCCATTCCCTCGCCACTGCCATGGTGTGGAGCCTGCCTCTTCTTGCCACCCAGCTTGTGACTCAGGCCGCCATGGCCGAGTCGAGCGAAAACGCCTCGGCGGAGGAACTGAGCTCGATGACCGTCACCGGCACGCGTCTGCCCGGTGACCCATTCCGCGCACCCCTTATCCTGGATGTCATCGAGCGGGACGATCCGGCGCTTTCCACGGCATCGAGCGTTGAAGATGTGCTCTCTCGGCAGCCCGGATTGCATATTGCAGGGAGCGGACGCCGCAATGGCCAGACCCTGAGCCTGCGCGGCTTCGACTCCAACGGGGTGCAGGTTCGTCTCGACGGTGTCCGTCAGGACATCGGCACCGGCCATCTCGGCACCTTCTATATCGATCCCTGGCTGATACGCGAGGTCCAGATCGCCCGAGGGGCCCTGTCGAGCCTGTATGGAAGCAATGCCATGGGTGGGGTGGTGAGCTTCGAGACGGTGGAGGCGACGGATCTGCTGCAGCCGGGCGAACGGGGTGGCATGCGGCTGTCGCTGGGTGGGAGCACGGCCCGCGACGAGCTGGGCGGTGCCTTCAGTGCCTTCGGCAGGCAGGACACGGCCAAGGGTCGTGTCGACGGCCTGCTGTCCGTGGGACGTCGCGAATCGGGCGACATTCGGCGTGCCGGCGGACAGCAAGCGCCGGAGGATGCCGAACTCGATAGTCTGCTGTTCAAGGGCGGTTGGGAGCCCGATGAGCGGAACCGGCTC contains these protein-coding regions:
- a CDS encoding capsular polysaccharide biosynthesis protein, with the protein product MATTASGTLAVATRRMLALPTLRACLPEFQRLCHLGSPRARHAGAVAGWGLKPSTRKAREHADRHRLPYIAIEDGFLRSWGLGVEGHPPHSLVVDPLGIYYDASRPSALENLILAAEHTSEAELARARSGMQQLRELRLSKYNHAPDRPLFDDDRPRVLVVDQTAGDASIPGGLAEADDFQRMLESARAEHPESEILVKVHPDVIAGKKEGHLLAAGQLPGCRLIGETLSPWSLLDAVHCVHVVSSQLGFEALLADKRVVCHGVPFYAGWGLTDDRRHCPRRGVPRSLAQVFAAAYFGYARYANPYTGQAGDFEQTLELIGDQTRQQRRLAGRWVTYGLSSWKRGFVGDFLGDGTAIRHLRHNKPPEGAERGERLLCWASQLDSAAEQRCRERDHVLWRMEDGFLRSIGLGVDLARPLSLVVDSLGIHYDANRESELERTLNEASFPPALLQRAARLRERLVALRLSKYNVPGARRLQRPEGGRLLLVPGQVETDASIAHGTFDIRTNGDLLAAVRQANPEARILYKPHPDVTTGARVGALSPGDERLYDLEVGDVDIVDLLDMVDEVHTMCSLAGFEALLRGRRVVTYGMPFYAGWGLTEDRHACPRRRRSLELDALVAATLILYPLYVDPGSRRLCNAETVVALLEQRRADHHQPAWRTHLYRWYRNIFIGKH
- the hemP gene encoding hemin uptake protein HemP; the protein is MNARGKSPSTPERREEDAKAIDSETLLGRDGRLIIHHEGRRYVLRRTRLGKLILTA